The following coding sequences are from one Hymenobacter sp. DG25A window:
- the kdsA gene encoding 3-deoxy-8-phosphooctulonate synthase: MLTTLANHLPHFRHTNSGQFFLMAGPCVIEGEDMALRIAEQVRRLTDKYQIPYIFKGSYRKANRSRLDSFTGIGDETALRILQKVGREMGVPTVTDIHESGEAALAAEYVDVLQIPAFLCRQTDLLTAAAATGKVVNIKKGQFLNGEAMQFAVDKVHQTSNSPVILTDRGNSFGYSDLVVDFRNLPAMRAFDVPVVMDVTHSLQRPNQSSGVTGGQPALIETIAKAAIAVGADGLFIETHPTPATAKSDGANMLPLDQLEALLVKLTRVREAIR; the protein is encoded by the coding sequence ATGCTCACCACTCTCGCCAACCACCTGCCGCACTTCCGGCATACCAACTCCGGTCAGTTCTTTCTGATGGCCGGCCCCTGCGTTATTGAGGGGGAAGACATGGCCCTGCGCATTGCAGAGCAGGTGCGGCGCCTCACCGATAAGTATCAGATTCCCTACATCTTCAAGGGCTCTTACCGCAAAGCCAACCGTTCCCGCCTCGATTCCTTTACCGGTATCGGCGACGAAACGGCGCTGCGCATTCTGCAGAAGGTAGGCCGCGAGATGGGCGTGCCCACCGTTACGGATATTCATGAATCCGGGGAGGCAGCCCTGGCCGCTGAGTACGTGGATGTGCTGCAGATTCCTGCCTTCCTGTGCCGCCAGACTGATTTGCTGACCGCCGCTGCGGCCACGGGCAAAGTGGTGAACATCAAAAAAGGGCAGTTTCTGAACGGGGAGGCCATGCAGTTTGCCGTGGATAAAGTACACCAGACCAGCAATTCGCCCGTCATCCTCACCGACCGGGGCAACTCCTTTGGTTATTCTGACCTGGTGGTGGACTTCCGCAACCTGCCGGCTATGCGTGCTTTTGATGTGCCCGTGGTGATGGACGTAACCCACTCCCTGCAGCGCCCCAACCAAAGCAGCGGTGTAACCGGCGGCCAGCCCGCCCTCATCGAAACCATTGCCAAAGCCGCCATTGCCGTAGGCGCCGACGGCCTGTTCATTGAAACGCACCCCACGCCCGCTACCGCCAAGTCCGACGGGGCCAACATGCTGCCCCTGGATCAGCTGGAGGCCCTGCTGGTGAAGCTCACGCGCGTTCGGGAGGCCATTCGCTAA
- a CDS encoding uracil-DNA glycosylase has translation MNVKIEESWRKVLADEFEKPYFQHLTAFLRGEYATATVYPPGPQIFHAFEACPFDKVEVVILGQDPYHGKGQAHGLAFSVAEGVRTPPSLQNVFKELQEDIPGTPPPPNGNLDRWAQQGVLLLNATLTVRAGEPGSHQKKGWEQFTDVAIQKVSELKENVVFILWGAYAQKKGEIIDTSKHLVLKAAHPSPYAADRGFFGSRPFSKTNEYLIAHGKHPIQW, from the coding sequence ATGAATGTAAAGATAGAAGAAAGCTGGCGTAAGGTACTCGCTGACGAGTTCGAAAAACCATATTTTCAGCACCTCACGGCTTTTCTTCGGGGAGAGTATGCTACGGCTACCGTATACCCGCCCGGCCCGCAGATTTTTCATGCCTTTGAGGCTTGCCCCTTCGATAAGGTGGAGGTGGTAATCCTGGGTCAGGACCCTTACCACGGCAAGGGGCAGGCCCATGGGCTGGCCTTCTCAGTAGCCGAGGGAGTGCGCACCCCGCCTTCCCTGCAAAATGTTTTCAAGGAGCTGCAGGAAGACATACCCGGCACGCCCCCGCCCCCCAACGGCAACCTCGACCGGTGGGCCCAGCAGGGCGTATTGCTGCTCAATGCCACGCTCACGGTACGCGCTGGGGAGCCCGGCTCTCACCAAAAGAAAGGCTGGGAGCAGTTTACCGATGTGGCTATTCAGAAAGTATCGGAGCTGAAGGAAAACGTGGTGTTTATTCTGTGGGGGGCCTACGCTCAGAAAAAGGGCGAAATCATTGATACCAGCAAGCACCTGGTGCTGAAAGCCGCCCATCCATCCCCCTACGCCGCCGACCGGGGCTTCTTCGGCTCCCGGCCCTTCAGCAAAACCAACGAATACCTTATAGCCCACGGCAAACACCCCATTCAGTGGTAA
- a CDS encoding alpha/beta fold hydrolase, with protein MSYIKAGPDANGHPVKLHYTDLGQGAPIVLIHGWPLNHESWEYQLKELPKHGVRVIAYTRRGFGNSDKPWDGYDYDTLADDLKAVLDELNLQNVTLVGFSMAGGEVARYMSRHGGARVSRVAFVSAVTPFLQKSADNPDGAPESAFTGIFEGLEKDRPDFMRSFAKKFYGVGLMSHPVSDATLDWNQSLVMLGSPRATEACAHSFAETDFRHDLPTIKVPTLIIHGDQDETVPIEVSGARMKEFVPHATYKVYKGAPHGLFITEKDKLNEDILAFVNGKA; from the coding sequence ATGAGCTACATCAAAGCCGGCCCCGACGCCAATGGCCACCCCGTAAAGCTGCACTATACCGACCTGGGCCAGGGCGCCCCCATCGTCCTGATTCATGGCTGGCCCCTGAACCACGAATCTTGGGAATATCAGCTGAAAGAGCTGCCCAAGCACGGCGTGCGGGTTATTGCCTACACGCGCCGGGGCTTCGGCAACTCCGATAAGCCCTGGGATGGCTACGACTACGACACGCTGGCCGACGATCTGAAAGCCGTACTGGACGAGCTGAACCTGCAGAACGTAACGCTGGTGGGCTTTTCCATGGCCGGCGGCGAAGTGGCCCGCTACATGAGCCGGCACGGCGGCGCCCGCGTGAGTCGGGTGGCCTTTGTATCGGCCGTGACGCCTTTCCTCCAGAAATCGGCCGATAACCCCGACGGCGCCCCGGAATCAGCCTTCACCGGCATATTTGAGGGCCTGGAAAAAGACCGGCCCGATTTCATGCGGTCCTTCGCCAAGAAGTTCTACGGTGTGGGCCTTATGAGCCACCCCGTGAGTGACGCTACCCTGGACTGGAACCAGTCTCTGGTGATGCTAGGCTCGCCGCGCGCTACCGAAGCCTGCGCCCACTCCTTTGCCGAAACCGACTTCCGCCACGACCTGCCCACTATTAAAGTACCAACCCTCATTATCCACGGCGACCAGGACGAGACAGTACCAATTGAAGTAAGCGGCGCCCGCATGAAGGAGTTTGTGCCCCACGCTACCTATAAAGTGTACAAAGGAGCACCCCACGGCCTTTTCATTACGGAAAAGGACAAGCTGAATGAAGACATTCTGGCTTTTGTGAATGGGAAAGCCTAA
- the apaG gene encoding Co2+/Mg2+ efflux protein ApaG — MNTTTTQGVTVSVTTNYLPDYSSPSQEHFVFAYKIDIRNNGEYTVKLLRRHWFIYDANGVVREVEGEGVVGQQPVLEPSEAHQYVSGCNLKSGMGKMRGTYQMERLVDGSRFDVEIPEFTLVVPFRLN; from the coding sequence ATGAATACGACCACTACGCAGGGAGTAACCGTAAGTGTTACGACCAACTATCTACCCGATTATTCCAGCCCCAGTCAGGAGCACTTTGTGTTTGCCTATAAGATTGACATTCGCAATAACGGCGAATATACCGTGAAACTCCTGCGCCGCCATTGGTTCATCTACGATGCCAATGGCGTGGTGCGCGAAGTGGAAGGCGAAGGCGTGGTGGGCCAGCAGCCCGTGCTGGAGCCCAGCGAGGCGCACCAGTATGTCTCGGGCTGCAACCTCAAGAGTGGCATGGGCAAGATGCGCGGCACCTACCAGATGGAGCGCCTGGTAGATGGCAGCCGCTTTGACGTGGAGATTCCCGAATTTACCCTGGTGGTGCCTTTCCGCCTCAACTAG
- a CDS encoding methyltransferase domain-containing protein translates to MQVAPTLDASYWRRRYEAGRTGWDAGAITPPLQAYFEQLTGPDDRRILIPGAGRAYEAEYLHRQGYTNVWVVDIAPEPLQELRNRVPDFPVEHLLLQDFFQLEPQPPFDLIVEQTFFCALPPHLRPAYAAQCARLLVPGGTLMGLLFQKDFGSSVEPPFGGTPEEYRGYFAPYFDFHHFDTAYNSIPPRQGAELFICLKKKFS, encoded by the coding sequence ATGCAAGTTGCACCAACCCTCGATGCGTCCTATTGGCGCCGCAGATACGAAGCCGGCCGCACCGGTTGGGATGCGGGTGCTATTACCCCGCCGCTGCAGGCGTATTTTGAGCAGCTGACTGGCCCCGATGACCGCCGTATTCTTATTCCAGGGGCCGGCAGGGCCTATGAGGCCGAGTATTTGCACCGGCAGGGGTATACTAATGTGTGGGTGGTTGATATTGCCCCAGAGCCCCTGCAGGAACTGCGTAACCGCGTCCCGGATTTTCCGGTAGAACACCTCCTGCTACAGGATTTTTTCCAGTTGGAGCCCCAACCGCCCTTTGATCTTATTGTAGAGCAAACGTTTTTTTGCGCCCTGCCTCCCCATCTGCGGCCCGCATATGCGGCGCAATGTGCCCGTTTACTGGTGCCGGGCGGTACCCTGATGGGCCTTTTGTTCCAGAAAGATTTTGGTTCTTCCGTAGAGCCTCCGTTTGGCGGCACTCCGGAAGAGTACCGGGGCTACTTTGCTCCTTATTTCGATTTTCATCATTTCGACACGGCGTATAACTCCATTCCGCCTCGTCAGGGCGCGGAGTTATTTATCTGCCTGAAGAAAAAATTCAGCTGA
- a CDS encoding fatty acid desaturase family protein has protein sequence MQAPKFAASRSFHQELKRRTNAYFAEAGTAPTGNKSLYFKAILLTASFVAVYLHLVFLTPPTWVAILECALLGGIGAAIGFNVMHDGAHGSFSKSKWLNQFAAFTLNVMGGSSFMWNAKHNLIHHMYTNVEGVDDDLNAQPWLRLSPDQPRRMLHRFQHLYFWFFYALLFIAWIFYMDYQKYFQRKIGEMPIKKMTATDEGVFWGFKVLHLGLFVALPIYMVGFLPWLIGFVVFACVAGFSLSIVFQLAHTVEHTSFVVPHATTNKIEDEWAIHQIKTTANFATDSKIISWLVGGLNFQVEHHLFPTISHVHYPALNKILRQMCLEFGIEYNEYPNMRYAVASHVAHLRQLGRR, from the coding sequence ATGCAAGCACCCAAATTTGCCGCGTCACGCTCTTTCCATCAGGAGCTTAAGCGCCGCACCAATGCCTACTTCGCCGAAGCAGGCACTGCCCCCACCGGCAACAAAAGCCTGTATTTCAAAGCCATTCTTCTCACGGCCTCCTTTGTGGCCGTGTACCTGCATTTGGTATTCCTGACGCCGCCCACCTGGGTAGCCATATTGGAATGCGCCTTGCTGGGTGGTATTGGAGCCGCCATTGGCTTTAATGTGATGCACGACGGCGCCCACGGCTCCTTCAGCAAATCCAAGTGGCTGAACCAGTTTGCTGCCTTCACCCTGAACGTAATGGGCGGCAGCTCTTTCATGTGGAATGCCAAGCACAACCTCATTCACCACATGTACACCAACGTGGAAGGCGTGGACGACGACCTGAACGCCCAGCCCTGGCTGCGACTCAGCCCCGACCAGCCCCGCCGTATGCTCCACCGCTTTCAGCACCTGTACTTCTGGTTTTTCTACGCCCTGCTGTTCATTGCCTGGATTTTCTACATGGATTACCAGAAGTATTTCCAGCGGAAAATAGGGGAGATGCCCATCAAGAAAATGACTGCCACTGATGAGGGCGTATTCTGGGGTTTTAAGGTGTTGCACCTGGGCCTGTTTGTCGCCTTGCCTATTTATATGGTGGGCTTCCTGCCCTGGCTGATTGGCTTCGTGGTGTTTGCCTGCGTGGCCGGTTTCTCGCTCAGCATTGTGTTCCAGTTGGCGCATACCGTAGAGCACACCAGCTTTGTAGTGCCCCACGCTACCACCAACAAGATTGAGGATGAATGGGCCATTCACCAGATTAAAACCACCGCTAACTTCGCTACCGACAGCAAAATCATCAGCTGGCTGGTAGGTGGCCTCAACTTCCAAGTAGAGCACCACCTGTTCCCCACCATCTCCCACGTGCACTACCCGGCCCTGAATAAGATTCTGCGCCAGATGTGCTTGGAGTTCGGCATTGAGTACAACGAATATCCGAACATGCGCTATGCAGTGGCTTCGCACGTAGCTCACTTGCGGCAGTTGGGACGTCGGTAA
- the rpsA gene encoding 30S ribosomal protein S1 produces MAEVVDNFDWDNVGASGFGGNYTAEQRAEMEQMYGETLTTVQEEEVVKGTVVGITDRDVILNIGFKSDGLVPLSEFRDLTDLKIGDQVEVFIEDQEDSNGQLILSRKKAKIKQAWKAIYDALENDTILEGVVKRRTKGGLIMDLDGVEAFLPGSQIDVKPIRDFDIYVGRRMEVKVVKINAAFDNVVVSHKVLIEKDLEKQREAILNNLEKGQILEGVIKNMTNFGVFIDLGGVDGLLHITDISWGRIAHPSEVLQLDQKLNVVVLDFDEAKKRISLGLKQLTPHPWDSLPQDLQPGSKVKGRIVNVADYGAFMEIVPGVEGLIHVSEMSWSQHLRNPQDFIKQGDVVEAQILTLDREDRKMSLGIKQLSEDPWTRGDFGTKYAVGTKHNGLVRNLTNFGLFVELEEGVDGLVHVSDLSWTKKIKHPSEVVKVGDRLDVVVLELDVTNRRLALGHKQLEENPWDTFQTVFTPGSVHKATITEKTDRGAVLELPYGIEGFAYPKSLVKEDGSQAENGEQLDFRVVEFSKDDRRIVLSHTAVFNQQQEEDSRASKFTKKKTTGGAAGAPAQGEGKLSDLKKPATAEKSTLGDLDALSALRDKMMGNEREAGEQKLKTGAAPKKAAKAEATEAPEAAEAPAAAEAPAAEAEGGLLSSITGAASAAFDKAKEVAGEAIDAATHSDAFNKAKEVAGDVVEKVTEVAGDAIDKAKDLIAGDEAADKKDEEKA; encoded by the coding sequence ATGGCAGAAGTAGTAGACAACTTCGACTGGGACAACGTTGGAGCCAGCGGCTTCGGTGGTAATTATACCGCTGAGCAGCGCGCCGAAATGGAGCAGATGTACGGTGAGACCCTCACCACAGTACAGGAAGAAGAAGTAGTAAAAGGCACCGTGGTAGGTATCACCGACCGCGACGTAATCCTGAACATCGGCTTTAAGTCCGACGGTTTGGTGCCCCTCTCCGAATTCCGCGACCTGACCGACCTCAAAATCGGTGACCAAGTAGAGGTATTCATCGAGGACCAGGAAGATTCCAACGGTCAGCTGATCCTGTCGCGCAAGAAGGCGAAGATCAAGCAGGCCTGGAAAGCCATTTACGATGCACTGGAAAATGACACCATCCTGGAAGGCGTTGTAAAGCGTCGTACCAAAGGTGGTCTGATCATGGATCTGGACGGCGTAGAAGCCTTCCTGCCCGGCTCGCAGATTGATGTGAAGCCCATCCGTGACTTCGACATCTATGTTGGTCGTCGTATGGAAGTGAAAGTGGTGAAAATCAACGCCGCTTTCGACAACGTGGTAGTTTCGCACAAAGTCCTGATCGAGAAAGACCTCGAGAAGCAGCGCGAAGCCATCCTCAACAACCTGGAAAAAGGCCAGATCCTCGAGGGCGTTATCAAGAACATGACCAACTTCGGCGTGTTCATCGACCTGGGCGGCGTAGACGGCCTGCTGCACATCACTGACATCTCGTGGGGCCGTATCGCTCACCCGAGCGAAGTGCTGCAGCTGGACCAGAAGCTGAACGTAGTAGTTCTGGATTTCGACGAAGCCAAGAAGCGTATTTCGCTGGGCCTGAAGCAGCTGACTCCTCACCCATGGGATTCTCTGCCCCAGGACCTGCAGCCTGGCTCGAAAGTGAAAGGCCGCATCGTGAACGTAGCCGACTATGGCGCGTTCATGGAAATTGTACCTGGCGTAGAAGGCCTGATCCACGTTTCAGAAATGAGCTGGAGCCAGCACCTGCGCAACCCGCAGGACTTCATCAAGCAGGGCGACGTAGTAGAGGCTCAGATTCTGACCCTGGACCGCGAAGACCGCAAGATGAGCCTGGGTATCAAGCAGCTGAGCGAAGATCCATGGACTCGTGGCGACTTCGGCACCAAGTACGCCGTAGGTACCAAGCACAACGGTCTGGTGCGTAACCTGACCAACTTCGGCCTGTTCGTAGAGCTGGAAGAAGGTGTTGACGGCCTCGTACACGTTTCCGACCTGTCCTGGACCAAGAAGATCAAGCATCCTTCGGAAGTAGTGAAGGTAGGCGACCGTCTGGACGTAGTAGTTCTGGAACTGGACGTTACCAACCGTCGTCTGGCCCTGGGCCACAAGCAGCTGGAAGAAAATCCCTGGGATACGTTCCAGACGGTATTCACCCCCGGCTCGGTGCACAAGGCTACCATCACGGAGAAAACCGACCGTGGCGCTGTTCTCGAGCTGCCATACGGCATCGAGGGCTTCGCTTATCCCAAGTCTCTGGTGAAGGAAGACGGCTCGCAGGCTGAAAACGGCGAGCAGCTCGACTTCCGCGTGGTAGAATTCTCCAAGGATGATCGTCGCATCGTACTGTCGCACACTGCTGTGTTCAACCAGCAGCAGGAAGAGGACAGCCGCGCTTCGAAGTTCACCAAGAAGAAGACCACGGGCGGTGCTGCCGGTGCTCCTGCACAAGGCGAAGGCAAGCTGAGCGACCTCAAGAAGCCCGCAACGGCTGAGAAGTCGACCCTCGGCGACCTGGATGCTCTGTCCGCTCTGCGCGACAAGATGATGGGCAACGAGCGTGAGGCTGGTGAGCAGAAGCTGAAAACCGGCGCTGCTCCTAAGAAAGCCGCCAAAGCTGAGGCTACGGAAGCTCCTGAAGCAGCTGAAGCTCCCGCCGCTGCGGAAGCGCCTGCTGCTGAAGCTGAAGGTGGTCTGCTCTCCTCTATCACCGGTGCCGCTTCGGCCGCTTTCGATAAAGCCAAAGAAGTTGCTGGTGAGGCCATCGACGCTGCTACCCACTCCGATGCTTTCAACAAAGCCAAGGAAGTAGCCGGCGACGTGGTAGAGAAGGTAACGGAAGTTGCCGGCGACGCCATCGACAAAGCCAAAGACCTGATTGCCGGCGACGAAGCCGCTGACAAGAAGGACGAAGAGAAAGCCTAA
- the cphA gene encoding cyanophycin synthetase, with amino-acid sequence MKIVELRTMRGPSYWSVKHHKLIVLKVNLEEFAGKWSNEFPGLDKRLTKLLPDLGQEKTHTSYTQQQALKHPPLTQEMLADGEPLGHIVQHVALELQRLAGMPVHWGKSYPSHEPGVEYVVFCYQEERAGRRAAEAAVEIVESLCKKQKVNIKPIIDELHDIREEEFFGPSTYSIVAEAASRNIPYIQLKNSNIIQLGYGVNQKRIWATTTSYTSHAGVEVAGNKNRTKALLHDAGVPVPRGTTVYSPDGLRDAIEELGFPIVTKPLDGNHGKGASINITNWKDALAGLKAAQVYSRAVIVEQFVVGHDYRLLVVNGKLVAAARRTPASVTGNGKNTIQQLIDEVNKDPRRGVGHEKVLTSIKADKHTVDLLKGQGLTLKSVLPAGEVIYLKSTANISTGGTATDVTDLVDPYNVLLAERVAGIVGLDICGIDLLTTDIAIPLNETRGAVIEVNAAPGFRMHISPTEGLARNVAAPVVDMLFPRGSTSRIPIIAITGTNGKTTTTRLIAHMVSSRGYKVGFTTTDGIYIQGRQLQKGDCTGGQSAEFVLKDPTVNFAVLETARGGMLRSGLGFHTCDIAVVTNVAADHLGMRDINTVEEMAQVKGVLPRTVRKSGWAVLNADDDLVYAMREKLDCRVALFSMNEHSPRILEHVESGGVAAVFEEGYISIYKNSYKLRIDRASEFPVTFGGRARFNIENSLATALTGYLCGFERDDIKTALRTFVPSASKTPGRMNEYRFPKFDVIVDYAHNTHGISKFAEFLNATPATRKIGIVSGLGDRREEDTLGFARIAGQIFDEVILRQDRDLRGKTAEELRELMTRGLRLDKTELPITYIEHEMEAIDHALANAPEGAVVVLFTENIAGTVAKLEEFESSLKKE; translated from the coding sequence ATGAAAATTGTAGAACTGCGCACCATGCGCGGACCGAGTTACTGGTCGGTCAAACATCACAAACTCATTGTTCTGAAGGTGAACCTGGAGGAGTTTGCCGGTAAGTGGTCGAATGAATTTCCGGGGTTGGACAAGCGGCTGACGAAGTTACTACCGGATCTGGGGCAGGAGAAAACGCATACCTCCTATACCCAGCAACAAGCGCTGAAACATCCGCCCCTCACGCAGGAAATGTTGGCTGATGGCGAGCCGCTGGGCCACATCGTTCAGCACGTAGCCCTGGAGTTGCAGCGCTTGGCCGGCATGCCGGTGCATTGGGGCAAGTCCTACCCGTCGCATGAGCCCGGCGTAGAGTACGTGGTATTCTGCTACCAGGAAGAGCGCGCCGGCCGCCGCGCGGCCGAAGCCGCCGTGGAGATTGTGGAGTCGCTCTGCAAAAAGCAGAAAGTCAACATCAAGCCAATTATTGACGAGCTGCACGATATCCGGGAAGAAGAATTCTTCGGTCCCAGTACCTACAGCATTGTGGCCGAGGCCGCCTCGCGCAATATTCCTTACATCCAGCTTAAGAACAGCAACATCATTCAGCTGGGCTACGGGGTAAACCAGAAGCGCATCTGGGCTACCACCACTAGCTATACCTCGCACGCCGGGGTAGAGGTGGCCGGCAATAAGAACCGTACCAAAGCCCTGCTGCACGATGCGGGCGTGCCCGTGCCCCGCGGTACCACCGTGTACTCGCCCGATGGGCTTCGCGACGCCATTGAGGAACTGGGTTTCCCCATTGTAACCAAGCCGCTGGACGGCAACCATGGCAAAGGTGCCAGCATCAACATCACCAACTGGAAAGATGCGCTGGCGGGCCTGAAAGCCGCGCAGGTATACTCCAGAGCCGTGATTGTGGAGCAGTTTGTGGTAGGCCATGACTACCGCCTGCTGGTAGTGAATGGCAAGCTGGTAGCGGCCGCCCGCCGCACCCCGGCCAGCGTAACCGGCAACGGTAAAAACACCATTCAGCAGCTGATTGATGAAGTAAACAAAGACCCCCGCCGGGGCGTGGGCCACGAGAAGGTGCTCACCAGTATCAAGGCCGATAAGCACACCGTCGATTTGCTGAAAGGCCAGGGCCTCACCCTGAAATCGGTGCTGCCGGCCGGCGAAGTAATCTACCTGAAGAGCACGGCCAACATCAGCACCGGCGGCACCGCCACCGATGTAACCGACCTGGTAGACCCCTACAACGTGCTGCTGGCCGAGCGGGTAGCGGGCATTGTAGGTCTGGATATCTGCGGTATTGATCTGCTGACGACCGACATAGCCATTCCGCTGAATGAAACCCGCGGGGCCGTAATTGAAGTAAATGCTGCGCCCGGCTTCCGGATGCACATTTCGCCTACCGAAGGGTTGGCCCGCAACGTGGCCGCGCCCGTGGTGGACATGCTGTTCCCCCGGGGCAGCACCTCGCGCATCCCTATCATTGCCATCACCGGCACCAACGGTAAAACCACTACCACGCGCCTGATTGCCCATATGGTGTCATCTCGCGGCTACAAAGTGGGCTTTACCACCACCGATGGTATTTACATTCAGGGCCGGCAGCTGCAGAAAGGCGACTGCACCGGCGGCCAGAGTGCCGAGTTTGTGCTGAAAGATCCCACGGTAAACTTTGCCGTGCTGGAAACCGCCCGCGGCGGTATGCTGCGCTCGGGCTTGGGCTTCCACACCTGTGACATTGCCGTAGTAACCAACGTGGCCGCTGACCATCTGGGCATGCGCGACATCAACACCGTGGAGGAAATGGCGCAGGTGAAGGGCGTGCTGCCCCGCACCGTGCGCAAAAGCGGCTGGGCCGTGCTCAACGCCGACGACGACCTGGTGTATGCCATGCGGGAGAAGCTGGATTGCCGCGTGGCCCTGTTCAGCATGAACGAGCACAGCCCGCGCATTCTGGAGCACGTGGAAAGTGGGGGAGTGGCCGCCGTATTTGAGGAAGGCTACATTTCCATCTACAAAAACAGCTACAAGCTGCGGATAGACCGCGCCTCGGAGTTTCCGGTAACGTTTGGCGGCCGCGCCCGCTTCAATATCGAAAACTCTCTGGCAACAGCTCTTACCGGCTACCTGTGCGGCTTCGAGCGCGACGATATCAAAACCGCGCTGCGCACCTTCGTGCCTTCGGCCAGCAAAACGCCGGGCCGCATGAATGAGTACAGGTTTCCTAAGTTTGATGTTATTGTGGACTATGCGCACAACACGCATGGCATCAGCAAATTTGCCGAGTTCCTCAATGCTACCCCGGCCACCCGTAAAATCGGTATTGTATCGGGGCTGGGCGACCGGCGCGAAGAGGATACGCTGGGTTTTGCCCGCATTGCCGGCCAGATCTTTGACGAGGTAATTCTGCGGCAGGACCGCGACCTGCGCGGCAAAACCGCTGAGGAGCTGCGGGAACTGATGACCCGCGGCCTGCGCCTGGACAAGACGGAGCTGCCCATCACCTACATTGAGCATGAAATGGAGGCTATTGACCATGCCCTGGCCAATGCACCGGAAGGTGCCGTGGTGGTCTTGTTTACCGAAAACATTGCCGGTACCGTAGCGAAGCTGGAAGAGTTTGAATCGAGCCTAAAAAAGGAGTAA
- a CDS encoding O-methyltransferase, giving the protein MLRSGNAHGLHSPFVFGLYTHVINHRGAFAAFGAIEARRQELRQSPQILLVRDFGAGSHTGAGRQRPVRDIARTAAKPAALAQLLFRLVNHFQPRTVLELGTSLGLTTAYLAAADSRARVISFEGCPQTAAVARQTFEQLALPNVELVLGNLDETLEPALQALPESLDFAFFDGNHRYEPTMRYFEQCLARSTEGSVFVFDDIHWSAEMERAWASIQAHPQVQLTIDLFHVGLVFFRRKQPKQHFTLRFDNPVDNLLESTRRLSA; this is encoded by the coding sequence TTGCTCCGCTCGGGGAATGCGCACGGTCTGCATTCCCCGTTCGTTTTTGGTCTCTATACCCACGTTATTAATCATCGGGGTGCGTTTGCCGCTTTTGGGGCCATTGAAGCCCGGCGGCAGGAGCTGCGCCAGAGCCCGCAAATCCTGTTGGTGCGCGACTTTGGCGCTGGTTCCCATACGGGAGCCGGCCGGCAGCGCCCTGTGCGCGACATAGCCCGCACGGCCGCCAAGCCCGCGGCTCTGGCCCAGCTGTTGTTTCGGTTGGTGAATCATTTTCAGCCCCGCACGGTGCTGGAGCTGGGCACCTCCCTCGGCCTCACCACCGCCTACCTAGCCGCCGCCGATTCCCGCGCCCGGGTTATCAGCTTTGAAGGCTGCCCTCAAACCGCCGCAGTAGCCCGGCAGACGTTTGAGCAGCTGGCCCTGCCAAACGTGGAGCTGGTACTGGGCAACCTGGATGAAACCCTGGAGCCAGCCCTGCAGGCGCTGCCGGAGTCGCTGGACTTTGCCTTCTTCGATGGCAACCACCGCTACGAGCCCACCATGCGCTATTTTGAGCAGTGCCTGGCGCGCAGCACCGAGGGAAGCGTCTTTGTATTTGATGATATCCACTGGTCTGCCGAAATGGAGCGCGCCTGGGCCTCCATTCAGGCCCATCCTCAGGTGCAGCTTACCATTGATCTGTTCCACGTGGGGCTGGTTTTCTTCCGGCGGAAGCAACCCAAGCAGCATTTCACCCTGCGCTTTGACAACCCCGTGGATAACTTGTTGGAAAGTACCCGCCGCTTATCCGCCTGA